A window of Castanea sativa cultivar Marrone di Chiusa Pesio chromosome 1, ASM4071231v1 contains these coding sequences:
- the LOC142635675 gene encoding uncharacterized protein LOC142635675: protein MAKMLLKAQKYINTEDALATIKMWKKSIKDEHYLKWPRPLHLSPHVRDKKKYCRFHKDHGHYTEDCRDLKEQIEELLQKGKLKKFVKKEESSRFREDNKNQHGSPPMDKNHTSQCLLTVIREIKRITSGPTTGRSFRSFKKACQRQVNSVHIIPSFKRKRTNRDMFFSKEDASGVKQPHEDPLVIMLTIEGFNIRRILVDNGSSADIIYLSAF, encoded by the exons ATGGCAAAAATGCTCTTGAAGGCACAGAAGTACATAAACACTGAAGATGCTCTAGCCACGATAAAGATGTGGAAAAAATCG ATTAAGGATGAGCACTACCTCAAATGGCCAAGGCCACTACATTTGTCACCCCACGTGCGCGACAAAAAGAAGTACTGCCGGTTCCACAAAGATCACGGCCACTACACTGAGGATTGCAGAGACCTAAAGGAGCAGATAGAGGAACTTCTACAGAAAGGGAAActaaaaaagtttgtgaaaaAGGAGGAATCTAGTAGGTTCAGAGAAGATAATAAAAACCAGCATGGATCCCCGCCTATGGACAAGAATCACACGTCCCAATGTCTGCTAACTGTGATAAGGGAGATAAAGAGGATCACAAGTGGGCCAACCACAGGCAGGTCGTTCAGATCCTTCAAGAAGGCATGCCAAAGGCAGGTGAACAGCGTCCACAtaataccctcgtttaagcggAAACGGACAAACCGAGATATGTTTTTCTCGAAAGAAGATGCTAGTGGAGTGAAGCAGCCTCATGAAGACCCCTTGGTTATAATGCTCACGATAGAAGGATTCAACATCAGGAGAATCCTCGTGGATAATGGCAGCTCAGCAGATATCATCTACCTCTCTGCTTTTTAG